The following are encoded in a window of Halodesulfovibrio sp. genomic DNA:
- a CDS encoding thioesterase family protein: MDTFPTPETWLTHRVSYGETDAMSVMYYAEYLHLFERSRSEYIREHGMSYSEVEKRGIYLPVREAKCRYKRPARFDDLLHLRVGISKWGRASMTFEYEIYNESKDTVLATGSTEHACTNEKGRPVKVPEWLKDLFLG; encoded by the coding sequence ATGGATACATTCCCAACGCCAGAGACATGGCTTACGCATCGTGTTTCCTACGGTGAAACCGATGCTATGTCCGTCATGTATTACGCTGAGTATCTTCATTTGTTTGAAAGAAGTCGTAGCGAATACATCCGCGAACACGGCATGAGCTACAGCGAAGTAGAAAAACGGGGCATATACCTTCCGGTACGCGAAGCCAAATGCCGTTACAAACGCCCTGCCCGCTTTGACGACCTGCTGCATCTCCGTGTCGGCATCAGTAAGTGGGGACGTGCATCCATGACTTTTGAATACGAAATCTACAACGAATCAAAAGACACTGTGCTTGCTACCGGCAGCACTGAACACGCATGTACAAATGAAAAAGGTCGTCCTGTTAAAGTCCCTGAATGGCTCAAAGACCTCTTTCTCGGAT
- a CDS encoding acyl-ACP thioesterase domain-containing protein, translating into MTGKGIESYTIKTYHTDRFGKACPATFAAFFEEAAANNARLHGFPGEFLLEHGIAWVLSRLTITVDRYPVTGETISVHTWPSSHTPTLALRCFEVFDAQNTLIAEGTTAWLVIDIAKRKLVSVPEFITANYPKNTPCCKEFPTRVVPRLKNVEYEIPLVSRKTDIDTNGHVNNVRYLGWIQESVPEDFLMEYEPALIDISYRTECGALQKLTSKSGTTADGDYLHSVSHDETGKELCRARTEWRRRQHIDVPYLQHHI; encoded by the coding sequence ATGACTGGAAAGGGGATAGAGTCTTACACTATTAAGACCTACCATACAGACAGATTCGGAAAGGCATGCCCTGCCACGTTTGCCGCTTTTTTTGAAGAAGCAGCAGCCAACAACGCACGGCTCCACGGGTTTCCGGGGGAATTTTTACTTGAGCACGGCATTGCATGGGTACTCAGCAGATTAACCATAACGGTAGATCGCTATCCTGTTACCGGTGAAACCATTTCAGTGCACACATGGCCTTCAAGCCACACGCCTACGCTTGCACTCCGTTGTTTTGAAGTATTCGATGCACAGAACACGCTTATTGCAGAAGGCACAACAGCTTGGCTTGTAATAGATATTGCAAAACGGAAGCTTGTGTCCGTACCGGAATTTATTACAGCCAATTACCCAAAGAATACTCCGTGCTGCAAAGAATTTCCAACGCGTGTTGTTCCTCGTCTAAAAAACGTGGAATATGAAATTCCGCTCGTAAGCAGAAAGACAGATATCGACACAAACGGACATGTAAACAACGTGCGCTACCTTGGGTGGATTCAAGAATCTGTCCCAGAAGATTTCTTAATGGAATATGAGCCAGCACTCATTGACATTAGTTACCGAACTGAATGCGGCGCGTTACAAAAGCTCACAAGCAAGTCCGGCACCACTGCTGACGGCGATTACCTGCACTCTGTTTCCCATGACGAAACCGGTAAAGAGCTTTGCAGAGCACGTACGGAATGGCGCAGACGGCAACATATTGATGTTCCGTACTTGCAGCATCATATATAA
- a CDS encoding M15 family metallopeptidase, whose amino-acid sequence MPDKIVPPIHGLSEASWESVYAVPCTDSHEELVPLSLAPEHMLSRSIYFERQIAGALPECYAREGVLERLLHASSLLPSHLRLVVLDGWRSTQVQSFLFTECTNAFSTMHPDETEEEISRKAQQYVAKPMTDITMPAPHSTGGAIDITIADKAGKKLFFGAPFDFPNEISSTDYFEKKLEQNEKLTAKEEEALYNRRLLYFVMTQAGFVNFHCEWWHYEYGTQRWALDTRADHAIYAPISFSLDPYNHLKDI is encoded by the coding sequence ATGCCTGATAAAATAGTACCGCCTATTCATGGACTCTCAGAAGCATCATGGGAGTCTGTTTATGCTGTTCCTTGCACGGACTCACATGAAGAACTCGTTCCACTGTCTTTGGCACCGGAACATATGCTGAGCCGCTCTATATATTTTGAGCGACAGATTGCAGGGGCTTTGCCGGAATGTTACGCACGAGAAGGTGTTCTTGAGCGTCTATTGCATGCCTCTTCCCTGCTGCCGTCACACTTGCGTCTTGTAGTGCTGGATGGCTGGCGCTCGACACAAGTTCAATCTTTTCTGTTTACCGAATGCACCAACGCATTCAGCACAATGCATCCAGATGAGACAGAAGAAGAAATTAGTCGCAAAGCACAGCAATATGTTGCCAAGCCTATGACAGACATTACCATGCCTGCTCCACACTCCACTGGTGGTGCCATAGACATCACCATCGCCGATAAGGCTGGTAAAAAACTTTTCTTTGGTGCTCCGTTTGATTTCCCGAATGAAATATCCAGCACTGATTATTTCGAGAAAAAACTCGAACAAAACGAAAAGCTCACCGCAAAAGAAGAGGAAGCTCTCTACAACCGCAGACTTCTGTACTTTGTTATGACACAGGCAGGGTTTGTGAACTTCCACTGCGAATGGTGGCATTACGAATACGGAACACAACGCTGGGCACTGGATACACGCGCAGATCATGCCATCTACGCCCCTATATCCTTTTCTCTCGACCCGTATAATCATTTGAAAGATATCTAA
- a CDS encoding ABC transporter permease, which produces MLSYLRIALRSLAAHKLRSALAMLGVFLGTLALTGVIHVSEALKEQARLETEKLGPNLLVALAGQPTFRRSGSIRYGGVITTFKQDDADALLKNNPFVKEGTPFVTKNLKISYRRNLVSSQLIAANANFPSVRAATVAYGRFFTQQEVEQRAKVCVLGYTIANQLFANHTQALGKIIRYGLTNLQVIGVMPKRGRDLAGTDQDEQVFVPITTYMRRMSNQDWVSGVFMTLYTDKAEEEAKQSSIDIMRRQHKIQPTEKDDFLVLAAKDVSKLKTQALELVWILGIMSSSISFSVGAMGILSIMILLVQTRKLEIGVRRAIGARRSAIMSQFLLESSLLSGIGGTLGALIAIVLITIIYYTAGYPFIYDPLLIAVVSLGSCLLGIFAGAYPAWVASNVDVLDVLRNR; this is translated from the coding sequence ATGTTAAGTTATTTACGCATTGCCCTGCGTTCACTGGCTGCCCACAAATTACGCTCTGCACTTGCCATGCTTGGTGTATTTCTTGGCACATTAGCGCTCACAGGAGTCATCCATGTTTCAGAAGCACTAAAAGAACAGGCACGGCTGGAAACAGAAAAATTAGGTCCCAACCTGTTAGTGGCTCTTGCAGGTCAACCTACGTTCAGGCGGAGCGGTTCAATACGGTATGGGGGAGTAATTACCACCTTCAAGCAGGATGATGCTGATGCTCTGCTAAAAAACAACCCCTTTGTAAAAGAAGGAACCCCCTTTGTTACCAAAAATTTAAAAATCAGCTACCGCCGCAACCTTGTTTCATCACAACTTATTGCAGCAAATGCTAATTTTCCTTCTGTCCGTGCAGCTACAGTTGCATACGGACGTTTTTTTACACAGCAAGAAGTCGAACAACGAGCAAAAGTCTGTGTGCTGGGATACACCATCGCCAATCAGCTATTTGCAAACCATACGCAGGCTCTCGGAAAAATCATACGCTACGGACTCACAAACTTACAGGTCATAGGTGTGATGCCAAAAAGAGGACGTGACCTCGCTGGTACAGACCAAGACGAGCAAGTGTTTGTTCCCATTACAACGTATATGCGAAGAATGTCGAATCAGGATTGGGTATCCGGTGTCTTTATGACGCTATACACGGACAAGGCAGAAGAAGAAGCAAAACAATCATCCATCGACATTATGCGACGACAACATAAAATACAGCCAACAGAAAAAGATGACTTTCTAGTGCTGGCTGCAAAGGATGTTTCCAAGCTAAAAACGCAAGCATTAGAGCTGGTATGGATTCTCGGAATCATGAGTTCGTCTATATCTTTTTCAGTCGGCGCAATGGGAATTTTATCTATCATGATTTTGCTCGTGCAAACCCGTAAGTTAGAAATCGGCGTCCGGCGCGCCATTGGTGCCCGCCGCAGCGCAATCATGTCCCAATTTTTATTAGAATCGAGTCTACTCTCAGGCATAGGTGGAACGTTAGGTGCACTTATCGCCATCGTTCTTATAACAATAATCTACTACACCGCGGGGTATCCGTTCATATATGATCCGCTTCTCATAGCAGTAGTCAGCCTTGGCTCCTGCCTGCTTGGCATCTTTGCGGGAGCCTACCCTGCATGGGTTGCTTCAAATGTGGATGTGCTGGACGTATTGCGCAATCGCTGA
- a CDS encoding ABC transporter permease, whose protein sequence is MKLEDVRSHLAHFGRTGLLALQALWAYKIRSLFVIVSVSLGIASLTVIIAAHDGANQKAEELTESFGPDAVLVLGGDIFNRPVGQRTLTLSWSDLKNIRQSLPGTYLVIPLRSVAGKTLRYKNKNWNVARIIGSSANYSEAWNWPLISGRDFTEQDVTRALKVCLIGETVAKALFTKGESPISKTIFVGSIPFTVIGELSYRGYSGGGGSSLDDRIIIPLTTMAQRFGVNRQYFRGLRIKYIDAENMRANVENLTSYLRKLHNLAPSDPDDFTILTAEEVQQFLSIIKGGLTIFLGVTAVTAMLVGGFVLANLFYLSVSERTLEIGLKRAIGASKGAIIRQFLLEAILLTILGGLLGIALGLALAQALFIFNLIEIRLSLKMFVSALGAAMTVGLIFGLSPARQAADLDPIRALRGDG, encoded by the coding sequence ATGAAACTCGAAGATGTTAGATCACATTTAGCCCACTTTGGCAGAACAGGACTCTTAGCGCTGCAAGCACTCTGGGCGTACAAAATTCGTTCGCTCTTTGTCATAGTGTCTGTCTCGCTTGGAATTGCTTCCCTTACTGTCATCATTGCCGCACACGACGGAGCCAATCAAAAAGCAGAAGAATTAACTGAATCCTTTGGACCGGATGCCGTTCTCGTTCTTGGCGGCGATATTTTCAACCGTCCTGTAGGGCAACGTACACTCACACTCTCATGGAGTGACCTGAAAAACATCAGGCAATCATTACCCGGAACATACCTTGTCATCCCGCTTCGTTCTGTAGCAGGTAAGACGCTTCGATATAAAAATAAAAATTGGAACGTTGCGCGAATAATCGGCTCATCAGCCAATTACAGTGAAGCATGGAACTGGCCGCTTATTTCCGGACGGGATTTTACGGAGCAAGACGTAACACGGGCATTAAAAGTATGCCTTATCGGCGAAACCGTCGCTAAGGCCTTGTTTACCAAAGGCGAAAGCCCCATCAGCAAAACTATTTTTGTGGGATCAATTCCATTTACAGTAATTGGAGAGCTTTCCTACAGAGGATATTCAGGTGGCGGTGGTTCCAGTCTTGATGACCGCATCATCATCCCGCTTACAACTATGGCGCAACGATTCGGTGTGAACAGACAATACTTCAGAGGACTTCGAATCAAATATATTGATGCTGAAAACATGCGCGCTAACGTAGAAAACCTTACGAGCTACTTGCGAAAACTTCACAATCTTGCCCCTAGTGATCCTGATGACTTCACCATTCTCACCGCAGAAGAAGTCCAGCAATTTTTATCTATTATCAAAGGCGGACTGACTATATTTCTTGGCGTTACAGCAGTTACGGCAATGCTCGTCGGCGGTTTTGTTCTGGCAAATTTATTCTATCTTTCGGTATCTGAACGAACACTAGAGATAGGACTCAAACGCGCCATTGGGGCAAGCAAAGGCGCAATAATCAGACAATTTTTGCTCGAAGCTATTCTTTTAACAATTTTAGGAGGGTTACTTGGAATCGCACTGGGGCTTGCGCTAGCACAGGCACTTTTCATTTTTAATCTTATTGAAATACGGCTTTCCCTAAAAATGTTTGTATCTGCTCTTGGGGCGGCTATGACCGTGGGATTAATTTTTGGGTTAAGTCCGGCACGACAGGCAGCAGACCTTGACCCGATACGTGCGCTACGCGGAGACGGGTAA